Proteins from a single region of Mucilaginibacter daejeonensis:
- a CDS encoding alpha-L-rhamnosidase-related protein has protein sequence MKKNFILNIRTSFLLITTLTTLLSLFTTSKAHAQTNATWIWYPGDYEIWLSNKMQNRRTERGSFLPPFWKLDSHYVLIDFHKDYDIPTAEEAELAVDGQYNIKIDGKAFSGYPKKISLPAGKHRINMKVYNQASVPSVYFKSPHVVSDASWKVTFEDKEWIDASGKASDLSATKYVDAGSWNFNDALSMPSMFRLPVKPMKAVSSNKKAHSILVDFGKETFGFLKLHNVKGKGAINMYFGESKEEALDKLHGELADSITIDQAKADDYTFDGSRAFRYVNVVFDDNVSIDDVSMLYEYSPVEQRGSFKCNDEQINKIWDVAAYTMELNTREFFIDGIKRDRWVWSGDAAQSYLMNYYLYFDSPTVKRTISALRGKDPVTSHINTIMDYTFYWFISIYDYYQHSGDKAFIAQSYDSMKSMMDYCLKRRNKDGLMQGLSGDWVFIDWADGLSKQGEVSFEQMLLCRSLESMSLCANIMKDAQGATKYTALAKDLKTKLFAYYWNAQKHAMVHSRINGKQTDNVTRYANMFGIFFNYFNEAQKQDVKKYVLLNNKVPKITTPYMRFYELEALCAMGEQDYVLKQMKDYWGGMLNLGATSFWEEYNPDKKGAEVYAMYGRPFGKSLCHAWGASPIYLLGKYYLGVKPTSPGYNTYSIEPQLGGLQWMEGTIPTPKGDIKLKVSATEIKITSATGTGKLRIKSKSKPVSNGAAITTLANGSYEVSIEKGKDHTIKYTAI, from the coding sequence ATGAAAAAGAATTTTATATTAAATATAAGAACGTCGTTCCTCCTCATAACGACATTGACGACTTTGCTCTCGTTATTTACCACTTCCAAAGCGCACGCTCAAACCAATGCCACCTGGATATGGTACCCCGGCGATTACGAGATATGGTTGAGCAATAAGATGCAGAACCGCCGCACCGAACGGGGCTCGTTCCTACCGCCATTTTGGAAGCTGGATAGTCATTATGTGCTCATCGATTTTCATAAAGATTATGATATCCCCACAGCCGAAGAGGCCGAACTGGCCGTTGATGGTCAGTACAACATCAAGATAGACGGCAAGGCTTTTTCGGGCTATCCCAAAAAGATCTCCCTGCCCGCCGGTAAACACCGCATCAACATGAAGGTGTACAACCAGGCCAGCGTTCCATCGGTATATTTCAAAAGTCCCCACGTGGTGAGTGATGCCTCATGGAAGGTGACCTTTGAGGATAAGGAATGGATCGATGCGTCGGGTAAAGCGTCAGATCTGTCGGCCACTAAGTATGTGGATGCCGGTTCGTGGAATTTTAATGATGCGCTGTCGATGCCATCTATGTTCCGCCTGCCGGTCAAGCCCATGAAAGCTGTTAGCAGCAATAAAAAAGCTCATTCGATCCTGGTCGATTTTGGTAAGGAGACGTTCGGCTTCCTCAAGCTGCACAACGTGAAAGGTAAGGGAGCCATCAACATGTACTTTGGCGAGAGCAAGGAAGAAGCCCTGGATAAGTTGCACGGCGAACTGGCCGACAGCATCACGATCGATCAGGCCAAGGCCGATGACTATACGTTCGACGGTTCGCGCGCATTCCGTTATGTGAATGTGGTATTCGACGATAACGTAAGCATTGATGACGTATCGATGCTGTACGAATATTCGCCCGTTGAGCAACGCGGAAGCTTTAAATGTAACGACGAACAGATCAATAAGATATGGGATGTGGCCGCTTACACCATGGAGCTGAACACTCGCGAGTTCTTCATCGATGGTATCAAACGCGACCGCTGGGTATGGTCGGGCGATGCGGCGCAAAGCTACCTAATGAACTATTACCTGTACTTTGATTCGCCAACAGTAAAACGTACCATCAGCGCCCTGCGCGGTAAAGATCCGGTGACCAGCCATATCAATACCATCATGGATTATACCTTCTATTGGTTCATCAGCATTTACGATTATTACCAGCATTCGGGTGATAAGGCCTTCATCGCCCAATCATATGACAGTATGAAAAGCATGATGGACTACTGCCTCAAGCGCCGCAATAAGGACGGATTGATGCAGGGCCTGTCGGGCGATTGGGTATTCATTGACTGGGCCGATGGGCTGAGCAAGCAGGGCGAGGTAAGCTTTGAGCAAATGTTACTCTGTCGAAGCTTAGAGAGCATGTCGCTTTGTGCCAACATCATGAAAGATGCGCAGGGAGCAACCAAATACACCGCTTTGGCCAAAGACCTCAAAACAAAGCTGTTCGCTTACTACTGGAACGCGCAAAAACATGCCATGGTGCACAGCCGGATCAACGGCAAGCAAACCGACAATGTGACCCGGTATGCCAACATGTTCGGCATCTTCTTTAACTACTTCAACGAGGCTCAAAAGCAGGACGTTAAAAAGTACGTGCTGCTGAACAACAAAGTGCCTAAGATCACCACCCCATACATGCGCTTTTACGAGCTGGAAGCCTTGTGTGCCATGGGCGAGCAGGATTATGTGCTGAAACAGATGAAAGACTACTGGGGCGGAATGCTCAATTTAGGCGCTACCTCATTTTGGGAAGAATATAACCCCGACAAAAAGGGTGCTGAAGTGTACGCCATGTATGGCCGTCCGTTCGGTAAAAGCCTTTGCCATGCCTGGGGAGCCAGCCCGATCTACCTTTTAGGTAAATACTATTTAGGCGTCAAGCCAACATCGCCCGGTTATAACACCTACAGCATCGAGCCTCAGTTGGGCGGCCTGCAATGGATGGAAGGGACGATACCAACACCAAAAGGTGATATTAAGCTGAAAGTAAGCGCTACCGAGATCAAGATCACCTCAGCCACCGGTACCGGCAAACTGCGCATCAAAAGCAAGAGCAAGCCGGTGAGTAACGGTGCAGCGATCACCACCCTTGCTAACGGCTCATACGAAGTTAGTATAGAAAAAGGAAAAGATCATACAATAAAATATACAGCAATTTAA
- a CDS encoding sodium:solute symporter family transporter, whose amino-acid sequence MGNIIERLTTLDYAIVAVYLVVLIVIGYRASFGSKKNTDETLFLANKSLGWSSIGLNMWGTNVGPSMLLAFASIGYSTGILAVNFEWYAFVFLMLLALVFAPRYLASKVSTMPEFMGNRYGDSTRNILAWYALIKILISWLSLGLFAGGFLVRQILGIPMWQSVIALVSFAGIFAYAGGLKAIAKVNVFQMILLIGVSLTLTILGLNKVGGITAMFHSAPSDYWNLIHPATDTKYPWPAILLGYPVSAVAFFCTDQAMVQSVLGARNLEQGQLGVNFIGWLKILSLPLFILTGVLCYILFPHLKDPAEAYMTMVTSLFPPGMNGLVIVVLIAVLVGTIGSSLNALSTVFTTDIYAEKINPQATNSDLIRVGRITVIVGCLFAIVMALAIDSIKGLNLFDVFQSVLGFIAPPLSVVFLLTVFWKRTTRKAVNTILSAGSAFSLGTGVVYLWVLPPSKYSFWPHYLLLSFCIFAFLFIVAILISLLDSSPEVYTPGENELADLPKATNRVKIAWTLLTVVMISLYIYFNGH is encoded by the coding sequence ATGGGAAACATTATCGAGCGCCTCACCACTTTAGACTATGCCATTGTAGCGGTATACCTGGTGGTGCTGATCGTGATCGGCTACCGGGCCAGTTTCGGCAGCAAGAAAAATACCGATGAGACGCTGTTCCTGGCCAACAAATCGTTGGGGTGGAGCAGTATAGGTTTAAATATGTGGGGTACCAATGTGGGGCCATCTATGCTGCTGGCCTTTGCCAGCATCGGCTATAGCACCGGCATCTTGGCCGTTAATTTTGAGTGGTACGCCTTTGTGTTCCTGATGTTGCTGGCATTGGTGTTTGCCCCGCGTTACTTGGCCTCCAAGGTTAGCACCATGCCCGAATTTATGGGTAACCGCTATGGTGATTCTACCCGTAACATACTGGCCTGGTATGCGCTGATAAAGATTTTGATCTCGTGGCTGTCGTTGGGGTTATTCGCTGGTGGCTTTTTGGTAAGGCAAATACTGGGCATACCGATGTGGCAGTCGGTGATCGCATTGGTGTCGTTCGCAGGCATATTCGCTTATGCAGGTGGCTTAAAGGCCATTGCCAAGGTCAACGTATTCCAAATGATCTTGCTGATAGGGGTTTCCCTAACACTCACCATATTAGGACTGAACAAGGTAGGAGGTATCACCGCCATGTTCCACAGTGCTCCAAGCGATTACTGGAACCTGATTCATCCGGCCACTGATACCAAGTATCCTTGGCCTGCTATATTATTGGGTTACCCGGTATCAGCTGTGGCTTTCTTTTGTACCGATCAGGCTATGGTTCAATCGGTTTTGGGAGCGCGTAACCTCGAACAAGGCCAGTTGGGTGTTAATTTTATCGGTTGGTTAAAGATCCTGTCATTACCATTGTTCATCCTCACCGGGGTGCTTTGCTACATCCTGTTCCCGCATTTGAAAGACCCGGCTGAAGCCTATATGACCATGGTGACCAGTTTGTTCCCACCAGGGATGAACGGCTTGGTGATCGTGGTGCTGATCGCCGTTCTGGTGGGCACTATCGGTTCATCGCTTAATGCGTTGAGCACTGTATTTACCACCGATATCTACGCTGAAAAGATCAATCCTCAGGCCACCAATTCCGACCTGATCAGGGTAGGACGTATAACCGTGATCGTGGGTTGCTTGTTCGCCATCGTGATGGCACTGGCTATCGATAGCATCAAGGGGCTGAACCTATTCGATGTGTTCCAGTCGGTTTTGGGCTTCATCGCGCCCCCATTATCGGTGGTGTTCCTGTTGACCGTATTTTGGAAACGTACGACCCGCAAAGCAGTGAACACGATCTTGTCGGCTGGTTCAGCATTTAGTTTAGGTACCGGCGTAGTGTACCTTTGGGTGCTCCCTCCATCTAAATACAGTTTTTGGCCGCATTACCTGCTGCTATCGTTCTGCATATTCGCTTTCCTGTTCATCGTGGCTATCCTAATTTCCTTACTGGATAGTTCGCCCGAGGTCTACACGCCAGGCGAGAACGAGTTAGCCGACCTGCCTAAAGCGACCAACCGCGTCAAGATCGCCTGGACCTTACTGACCGTGGTGATGATAAGCCTCTACATTTATTTTAACGGACACTGA
- a CDS encoding Gfo/Idh/MocA family protein, whose product MLRIGILGLGEGRSTMSAALQSTKVELKMICDLSIEACKKRAEEFNFHSYTTRYEEMLNNPEIDLIAIYTPDHLHADHVKQALLAGKHVVCTKPFIDDLSRANEMISLSETTGKKVFIGQSSRFFEPAKRQRKDYEAGAIGELITIEAEYHADHRWFLEKPWALEQAFKWLYGGLSHPVDFIRWYLPNIEEVMGYGMISANGKKAGLKNEDTMHFIFKATDGRVARVSGCYTGPTQPAQRDSGMSTILRGTEGASQADYHELRYAITDNTGEEKIIVWGDSTIKYYFRFEGQSHHAGEYQNYLEYVADCLQSGQIAYPDVKEGVGTIALLQAMDRSLKTGVPVKIDDVLAEYGIDTDTLKA is encoded by the coding sequence ATGTTAAGAATAGGGATATTAGGATTAGGAGAAGGCCGCAGTACGATGTCGGCCGCGTTACAAAGCACCAAGGTAGAGCTGAAAATGATCTGCGACCTGAGTATTGAGGCCTGTAAAAAACGCGCCGAAGAATTTAACTTTCACAGCTATACCACCCGCTATGAGGAGATGCTGAATAACCCTGAGATCGACCTTATCGCCATATACACCCCTGATCATCTGCACGCTGACCATGTGAAACAGGCCTTACTGGCCGGTAAACACGTGGTATGCACCAAGCCCTTCATTGATGACCTGAGCCGGGCCAACGAGATGATAAGTCTCTCTGAAACAACGGGTAAGAAGGTGTTCATTGGCCAGAGTTCCCGCTTTTTTGAGCCTGCCAAACGCCAGCGTAAGGACTATGAGGCTGGCGCCATTGGCGAACTGATCACCATCGAGGCCGAGTACCATGCCGACCACCGCTGGTTCCTGGAAAAGCCCTGGGCTTTAGAGCAGGCGTTCAAATGGTTATACGGCGGGTTAAGCCATCCGGTGGACTTTATTCGCTGGTATTTGCCTAACATCGAAGAAGTTATGGGTTATGGTATGATCAGTGCAAACGGTAAAAAAGCGGGACTGAAGAACGAGGATACCATGCACTTTATCTTCAAAGCAACTGACGGTAGGGTGGCTCGTGTAAGTGGCTGTTATACCGGCCCTACTCAACCAGCACAGCGCGATAGCGGCATGAGCACCATACTACGGGGTACTGAAGGTGCTTCGCAAGCTGATTACCACGAACTGCGCTATGCCATCACCGACAATACCGGCGAGGAAAAGATCATCGTTTGGGGCGACAGCACCATTAAATACTACTTCCGTTTCGAGGGGCAGAGCCACCATGCAGGCGAATATCAGAACTACCTGGAATACGTTGCCGACTGCCTCCAGAGTGGACAGATCGCCTATCCTGACGTAAAAGAGGGGGTAGGAACGATCGCCCTATTACAAGCCATGGACCGCTCACTGAAAACAGGCGTGCCGGTCAAGATAGACGATGTATTAGCCGAATACGGCATCGACACGGATACTTTAAAAGCTTAA
- a CDS encoding right-handed parallel beta-helix repeat-containing protein, which translates to MNKALRQSTLLILTLLSLNARAADIFVSPKGNDANDGTKASPKATVNAALRQARELRRLNDPSVKGGIHIILAGGVYQLTEPVFIRPEDSGTADSPTCIEAVEGATPVLSGGVNVNGWKRAMGTIAGLPSIAKGKVWVSDIPAVGGQQLLFRQLWVNGKKAVRAREVDNDDLMARILSVDKAKQEMWIPAPNVKVDNVNGMEMVIHQMWAIANLRVKSLTVEGNKAKVTFHQPESRIQFEHPWPAAVIDKDHKQNGNSAFYLTNAIEFLNQPGEWYADSRTNKLYYWPRNGENMNIATVTVPALQTLLKISGTADRPVSYVYSKGIAFEYATWLHPSQQGHVPHQAGMYMTDAYKLKVPGTPDKKGLENQAWVGRPSAGVEVAYAHHTGFENCRFAHMASTGLDYQRGTHDDDIIGNLFKDIGGTGIQVGVFSDESMEVHLPYNPEDKREVCTNERITNNLINDVTNEDWGCVGIGAGYVKGINISHNDISEVSYSGISMGWGWTKLPNAMSDNLITANRINHYGKHLYDVSGIYTLSAQPGSVISQNYVDSLYKVAYAHDPHHWFYLYCDEGSSGFTVKDNWTPADKFLQNANGPDNHWVNNGPQVAQSIKQNAGLEPAYRGLLKYQDLNKQAPINYVGVDAKADKPQVIEVVAAEGKTVDADKVKDICMRNGIPVSSLYQWKNHLVLFGYIPGAERIQKQIKEALDKVEVKLYDSPYYTFSNKENCSGKVVKATEWDNIILTANLMDDRKKQQEYMDHHATQFTKWPEVAKGFCNASFQQLLAFRNGRQLMLIISIPRGESLDKLNPKTSENNPRVNDWNKLMSQYQEGITGTQKGETWVFLEHLDN; encoded by the coding sequence ATGAACAAAGCTTTACGCCAATCCACGCTACTGATACTGACGCTGTTGTCGCTCAATGCGCGGGCTGCCGATATCTTCGTATCGCCCAAAGGAAATGATGCCAATGATGGTACTAAGGCATCGCCCAAGGCAACGGTGAATGCGGCATTACGCCAGGCAAGGGAGTTGCGCAGGCTGAATGATCCATCGGTTAAAGGCGGTATCCATATCATATTAGCGGGCGGCGTGTACCAGCTTACAGAGCCGGTGTTCATTCGTCCGGAAGATTCGGGCACGGCAGATTCACCGACCTGTATCGAGGCGGTTGAGGGCGCTACGCCAGTGCTAAGTGGCGGCGTTAACGTGAACGGATGGAAGAGAGCGATGGGCACTATAGCCGGTTTACCGTCGATCGCTAAAGGTAAGGTTTGGGTAAGTGATATACCGGCAGTAGGCGGTCAGCAACTCCTGTTCAGGCAGTTATGGGTGAATGGTAAAAAGGCCGTCCGCGCACGTGAGGTAGATAACGACGATCTGATGGCGCGCATCCTATCGGTAGATAAGGCAAAGCAGGAAATGTGGATCCCTGCGCCTAATGTTAAGGTCGATAACGTGAACGGGATGGAAATGGTTATCCATCAAATGTGGGCTATTGCCAACCTGCGGGTCAAAAGCCTGACGGTAGAGGGCAACAAAGCCAAAGTGACCTTCCATCAACCCGAAAGCCGTATTCAATTCGAGCATCCATGGCCGGCGGCCGTGATCGATAAGGACCATAAGCAAAATGGCAACTCGGCCTTTTACCTGACCAACGCCATCGAGTTCCTGAACCAGCCCGGCGAATGGTATGCCGATTCCCGCACCAACAAGTTATATTATTGGCCACGCAACGGCGAGAATATGAACATCGCCACGGTGACCGTTCCGGCATTACAAACCTTACTCAAGATCAGCGGCACGGCCGATCGCCCGGTAAGTTACGTTTATAGCAAAGGCATCGCTTTCGAGTACGCCACCTGGCTGCACCCATCACAACAAGGGCATGTGCCTCACCAGGCGGGTATGTATATGACCGACGCCTATAAATTGAAAGTGCCCGGTACGCCCGATAAAAAGGGATTGGAGAATCAGGCCTGGGTAGGTCGCCCGTCAGCAGGTGTTGAAGTAGCATACGCGCACCACACAGGTTTTGAGAACTGCCGTTTTGCGCACATGGCCTCTACAGGTTTGGATTACCAGCGCGGCACACATGATGATGATATTATAGGCAACTTATTCAAAGATATTGGCGGTACCGGCATACAGGTGGGCGTTTTTTCGGATGAAAGTATGGAGGTACACTTACCATACAACCCAGAGGACAAGCGGGAGGTATGTACCAACGAACGCATCACCAATAACCTGATCAACGATGTGACCAACGAGGACTGGGGCTGCGTGGGTATTGGTGCCGGTTATGTAAAAGGCATCAATATATCCCATAACGATATTAGCGAAGTGTCGTACAGCGGTATCAGTATGGGTTGGGGGTGGACCAAGCTGCCCAATGCCATGAGCGACAACCTGATCACGGCCAACAGGATCAATCATTATGGCAAGCATTTGTACGATGTGTCGGGTATCTACACCCTGTCGGCTCAGCCCGGATCGGTGATCAGTCAAAACTATGTGGACAGCCTGTATAAGGTGGCATATGCGCACGACCCGCACCACTGGTTCTACCTATATTGTGATGAAGGCTCCTCAGGGTTCACCGTAAAAGATAACTGGACGCCTGCCGATAAGTTCCTCCAAAATGCCAACGGCCCGGATAATCACTGGGTGAATAACGGCCCGCAGGTAGCGCAAAGCATTAAGCAAAACGCCGGGTTGGAGCCGGCCTATCGCGGCCTGCTCAAATATCAGGACCTCAACAAGCAAGCGCCGATCAACTACGTTGGGGTAGATGCTAAAGCTGACAAGCCGCAGGTGATCGAGGTGGTAGCGGCGGAGGGCAAAACGGTAGACGCCGACAAGGTAAAGGACATCTGCATGCGTAACGGAATACCTGTATCTTCCTTGTATCAATGGAAGAACCATTTGGTGTTGTTCGGCTATATACCGGGTGCCGAGCGAATCCAAAAGCAGATCAAAGAGGCGTTGGACAAGGTAGAAGTAAAGCTCTACGATAGCCCGTACTATACCTTCAGCAACAAAGAGAATTGCAGTGGCAAGGTGGTAAAGGCTACCGAATGGGATAACATAATCCTGACCGCCAACCTAATGGACGACCGTAAAAAGCAGCAGGAATATATGGACCACCATGCCACCCAATTTACCAAGTGGCCCGAGGTAGCTAAAGGTTTTTGCAATGCGAGTTTCCAACAGCTACTGGCTTTCAGGAACGGTCGTCAGCTCATGCTGATCATCAGCATACCTAGAGGCGAAAGCCTCGATAAACTGAACCCCAAGACCAGCGAGAACAACCCGCGGGTGAACGATTGGAACAAGCTCATGAGCCAGTACCAGGAGGGGATCACCGGTACCCAAAAGGGCGAGACCTGGGTGTTTTTGGAGCACCTGGATAACTGA
- a CDS encoding sugar phosphate isomerase/epimerase family protein, with protein MTNRRNFITQSAMLTAGLALSQNSWASVFGTAAKGQRYKVAVVDLMILKRQKLGAFQLAKDIGADGLEVDMGGLGNRPTFDNQLANAEIRQQFLDKAKELNLEICSMGMTGFFAQSFAKRDGVDRMVQDCIDTMKAMNVKVAFLPLGVNADLVKNPELRPVVIERLKMIAPKAEEAGVVIGIETTLSATEEAKLLDEVNSKAIKSYFNFANACDAGRDVCEELKILGKERICQIHASNTDGVWLQNDPELDLKKIKKTLDKMMWEGWLVIERSRDQIDPRNVKWNFSANTAYLKKVFQEG; from the coding sequence ATGACCAACAGACGCAACTTCATCACACAAAGCGCCATGCTCACCGCAGGGTTGGCACTGTCGCAAAATAGCTGGGCATCGGTGTTCGGTACGGCGGCCAAAGGACAGCGCTACAAGGTGGCCGTGGTGGATCTGATGATCCTGAAACGTCAAAAGCTGGGGGCGTTCCAACTGGCCAAGGACATTGGTGCCGATGGGCTGGAGGTGGACATGGGCGGACTGGGCAATCGGCCCACCTTTGATAACCAATTGGCCAATGCCGAAATACGGCAGCAATTCCTGGATAAGGCCAAAGAACTGAACCTCGAGATATGCTCGATGGGCATGACCGGTTTTTTTGCACAGTCGTTCGCCAAGCGCGATGGGGTCGATCGTATGGTGCAGGACTGCATCGATACCATGAAGGCCATGAACGTGAAGGTGGCTTTTTTGCCATTGGGCGTCAACGCCGATCTGGTCAAGAACCCTGAGCTACGCCCGGTGGTGATCGAACGTTTGAAGATGATAGCCCCGAAGGCTGAGGAGGCTGGCGTAGTGATCGGCATCGAGACCACGTTGAGCGCTACCGAAGAGGCTAAATTGTTGGACGAAGTGAACTCGAAGGCTATCAAAAGTTATTTCAATTTTGCCAATGCCTGTGATGCCGGTCGCGACGTTTGCGAAGAACTGAAGATATTAGGTAAGGAACGCATCTGCCAGATCCATGCAAGCAACACCGATGGCGTTTGGCTGCAGAATGACCCCGAACTCGACCTCAAGAAGATCAAAAAGACACTCGATAAAATGATGTGGGAAGGCTGGCTGGTGATCGAACGCTCACGCGACCAAATCGACCCCCGAAATGTAAAATGGAACTTTAGTGCCAATACCGCTTATTTGAAAAAGGTATTTCAGGAGGGGTAA